One Thermoanaerobacter kivui genomic window, GACATGTTCCCCTTTATAATATTTTCTTATAAGTCCACCAGAAAATCCTTCTAAAATAGTAGATACGCCACAAGACATTGCTGTAAAACCACCTAAGAAAAATCTGTGAACTCCTGCTATTAAACCTGCACCTAAACCTACTAAAGGGCCTCCTATTAAGCCTGCTACCATTGGACCTACCACTCTTGAGTTTGCAATAGCGTCTTTTATAGGTACACCGACGTAAGTTCCTGCAATACCTATTACCCCAAAGATGACCATGGTCAAAAGAAGGTCTTTTTTTGTAACGCGACTGTTATAGATTATTTTTTTGAAAAATTCTGCCTTAGAAAGCACAAAAGCTAGAAGAGCTATTATACTAAACCTTTCTGCAAGTATTATCAGAAGCTCATACATATTTGTTCACTCCATTATCAAAAATTTTCTAAATTAGAAGGATAAAGTAATCAGCATGTCGTATTATTAATATATATCTCAATTATATTTATTCTACAGAAATAACTTTTTTCCTGCAACACATATTTTCCATATATTGCATCTTAATATTTGGGAACAAGTTTTATTTTTTTTACGTCTAAATTGAATGAAAGGGAGGTTAGAAAGTGGGACAGGAGGAGTTGTTGGAAAGGGCAAAAGCTGGAGAGGTGGAGGCTTTTGAAATTCTCGCAAGTGAGCATCAAAAATACATCTACAATGTGATATTAAGAATTATTTTTGATAAAGAAGAAGCATTAGACCTCACTCAGGAGACGTTACTTAAAGCGTATTTAAATATAAAAAAATTTAAAGGGAATAGTAGTTTCAGAACATGGCTTTATAGAATTGCTGTAAACAGTGCTATGGATTATTTAAGAAAAAGAAATGTGGAAAGAAATAATTTTAGAGAGATAGTGGAATTTGAAAATGGAGTAAAAGATTTTGAAACTCCTGAAGAGGTGGTAGATAAAAAATTAACTGCAGAAATTGTAATGAAAGAAATAAACAAACTTCCTATAGACTATAAAGTGGTTTTGATTTTAAGAGATATAGAAGGTTTAAACTATGAAGAAATATCCAAGATAATGAATTTGAACTTAGGCACTGTAAAGTCTCGCTTGTGGCGAGCCAGGAATCTGCTTAAAGAGAGAATAAAGTCTTTGCCAGAATTTTTATCATTAGACGAAAGGAGGCAAGTATGATGGATTGCAAAAAGGCACTTCAACTTATACCCCGATATATAGATGGTGAATTGGATGTAGCACAAAAGGAAGAATTAGAAAAACACATAGAAAGCTGTGAAAGTTGCAGAAAAGAATATCAACTGGAGAAAAATATAATAGAAAGTTTAAAAAATATGCCTCCTTTAGAACTACCTGAAGATTTCAATAAAAAAATACACGAAAAATTGGTTTACCAGAAAAATATTTTAGAGAAGAAAAAAGAAAGGCTAAAAAAGACGTTAACAGTAGCAGTTATTGCAGCTTCTTTCATACTTATGACAGTATTTATAGCAAATATATTTTCTAATAAATCCTTACGAATTGAATCTAATGCTCCTTTAGATAATATTAAAACAGCTCAAAGTGCTGACTTATCTAAGAAGGAAGGAGCTAATAATGAGGCTAAAATATTCTCAATCACTGGTCAAAGAGGATTGCCAGCAGGAACTTCAAGGAAAATTACAAAAAATGCAACCGTCTCCTTAGAAGTAGAAGATGTCAATGTATGTTATGATAAAGTGTTTAAATTGGTAAAAGAAGCAGAAGGCTTTATTGAAAGTTCTGATGAAACAGTATTTACCGATAATACCAAAAGAATAAATCTTGTTTTGAAGGTGCGGGAAGATAAATTTGAAAGTGTGATTTCTCAGATTAAAGAATTTGGTAAAGTAACAGCTTTAAGAATAGATAGTAAAGACGTTACAGAGCAGTATTATGATTTAAAAGCAAGGCTAAAAAACTTAGAAATAGAGGAACAAAAACTTCAAGACATTATGAATAAGGCTTCTACAGTCAAGGAAATGCTTGAAGTAGAATCCGAAATAAACAGGATAAGAAGCGAAATAGAATCAATGAAAGAACAGTTAAAAGTATGGGAAAATCTTACGAGGCTAGGAACCATAAATCTTTCAATAAGAGAGGTTTCCAAGGTTGATAAACCTACGACTCTAGTTTCTTTTAAGGGAATCGGTAGAGATATAAAACAAGCTTTTATAAATAATGTAAATTTTTTAATATTTTTTATAAAGAAGCTGATAATAATATTGTAATAGTTTTACCTTATGGTGCACTGGCTTTTATTGGGTATAAAGTGTATATCTATTTCAAAAAAAGAAGATGACAATTTACATCTTCTTTTTTTTGCGGTATATTAAAATACAAAGAAATAAAAATGGGAGTGATTTAATGTCTAAATTTTTAGTAATTGACGGGAGTAGCCTCATGTACAGAGCCTATTATGCCTTGCCTATGCTTACTACAAGTGAAGGATTACATACAAATGCTTTGTACGGTTTTACTATGATGCTTATAAAACTTATTGAAGAGGAAAAACCTGATTACATAGCTATTGCTTTTGACAAAAAAGCTCCTACTTTTAGACACAAAGAGTATCAAGACTACAAAGCTACAAGACAAGCAATGCCAGAAGAATTGGCTGAACAGGTAGACCTTTTAAAAGAAATTATTGAGGGCTTTAATATAAAGATTTTAGAATTAGAAGGTTACGAAGCTGATGACATCATAGGTACTATTTCAAAGTTGGCAGAGGAAAAAGAAATGGAAGTGCTTGTAGTTACAGGAGATAGGGACGCGCTTCAATTAGTTTCGGATAAAGTGAAAGTGAAGATTTCTAAAAAGGGTATAACTCAGATGGAAGAGTTTGACGAAAAGGCTGTTTTAGAAAGATATGAAATAACTCCTCACCAATTTATAGATTTAAAAGGACTAATGGGGGATAAATCTGACAACATCCCTGGAATACCTAATATAGGGGAAAAAACAGCAATTAAACTATTAAAAGACTTTGGAACAATTGAGAATTTACTACAAAATCTTTCTCAGCTCAAAGGTAAGATAAAAGAAAATATAGAAAATAATAAAGAATTAGCTATAATGAGTAAAAAACTTGCTACTATAAAAAGAGACATTCCCATTGAGATAGATTTTGAGGAATATAGAGTAAAAGACTTTAATGAGGAGAAGCTTTTGGAGCTTTTTAATAAATTAGAATTCTTTAGTTTGATTGATAGCATAAAGAAAAAAAATAACGTAGAGATTGTAAATAATCATAAAGTTCAAAAATGGTCAAAAGTAGATATAAAAAAATTAATAGCTTTATTGCAAGATAGCAAAAGTATTGCTTTTTATCCACTAATTTATGAAGGGGAAATAAAGAAAATAGCTTTTTCTTTTGGAAACGATACTGTTTATATTGATGGTTTTCAAATAAAAGATTTAAAAGAGATTTTTGAAAAAGAAAAATTTGAATTTACAACCCATGAAATAAAAGATTTTTTAGTTAAGCTTTCTTATAAAGGAATAGAATGTAAAAGCAACTACATAGATACTGCTATAATGGCTTATCTTTTAAATCCTTCTGAGTCTAACTATGATTTGGACCGCGTGCTGAAAAAATATTTAAAAGTAGATGTTCCATCTTATGAAGAGGTATTTGGCAAAGGTAGGGATAAAAAGAAGCTTGAAGAAATAAGAGAAGATGTACTTGCTGATTACATCTGCAGTAGATGTGTACATCTATTTGATTTAAGAAAAAAGTTGATGAATTTTATTGAAGAAATGGATATGAAAAAACTTTTATTGGAAATAGAAATGCCTCTTGTAGAAGTTTTAAAATCAATGGAAGTAAGTGGTTTTACATTGGATAAAGAAGTTCTAAAAGAGCTTTCACAAAAGATAGATGATAGAATAGCAGAAATACTAGATAAAATTTATAAAGAAGCAGGATATCAATTTAATGTAAATTCTCCTAAGCAATTGAGTGAATTTTTGTTTGAAAAATTAAATTTACCAGTAATAAAGAAAACAAAAACAGGGTATTCTACAGATTCTGAAGTTTTAGAGCAATTAGTTCCTTATAATGATGTTGTCAGTGATATAATAGAGTATAGGCAACTTACAAAACTTAAATCTACTTATATAGATGGATTTTTGCCTCTCATGGATGAAAACAATAGAGTACATTCTAATTTTAAGCAAATGGTTACTGCTACAGGTAGAATAAGCAGTACCGAACCAAATCTACAAAATATACCTATAAGAGAAGAGTTTGGAAGACAAATTAGAAGAGCTTTTATTCCGCGGACTAAAGATGGGTATATTGTCTCAGCTGATTATTCTCAGATTGAACTGAGGGTTTTAGCACATGTTTCGGGGGATGAGAAGCTAATAGAGTCTTTTATGAATAATGAAGATATACATTTAAGGACTGCTTCGGAAGTTTTTAAAGTCCCAATGGAGAAAGTTACACCAGAGATGAGAAGAGCAGCAAAAGCCGTAAACTTTGGCATAATATATGGCATCAGCGATTACGGGCTTTCTCGAGACCTTAAAATATCAAGAAAAGAGGCAAAAGAGTATATAAATAATTATTTTGAAAGATACAAAGGAGTAAAAGAATATATTGAAAAAATAGTTCGATTTGCAAAAGAAAATGGCTATGTGATTACAATAATGAACAGGAGAAGATATATTCCTGAGATAAACTCCAGAAATTTTACTCAAAGGTCACAGGCTGAAAGGTTAGCAATGAATGCTCCAATACAGGGAAGTGCGGCTGATATAATAAAAATGGCAATGGTTAAAGTATACAACGATTTAAAAAAATTAAAACTTAAGTCTAAACTTATATTACAAGTTCATGACGAGCTTGTAGTGGATACTTATAAAGATGAAGTAGAAATCGTAAAAAAGATACTCAAAAATAATATGGAAAATGTAGTACAATTAAAAGTCCCTCTTGTAGTGGAAATCGGAGTAGGACCCAATTGGTTTTTAGCCAAGTGAGGTGTTAAAAATGGAAGTAATTGGGCTAACAGGTGGTATAGCATCAGGGAAAAGCACGGTTTCTAAGCTTTTAAAAAAGCTGGGGGCGGTGGTTATAGATGCAGATCTTGTTTCAAGAGAGATAATGGTTAAAGGAACAGAGGCATATAATAAAATTGTTGAATATTTTGGTGAGGAGATTTTAAGAGAAGATGGGGAGATTGACAGAAAGAAACTGGGCAACATTGTTTTTGCCGATAAGAAAAAGCTCAAAAAACTTAATGAGATTACCCATCCTATAATAATAGAAAGGATAAAAGAAAAGATTGAAGAAGAAAGGCAAAAAAATCAACAAAAAGCTATTGTGCTGGACGCAGCTCTTTTAATTGAAATGAAGTTG contains:
- a CDS encoding RNA polymerase sigma factor is translated as MGQEELLERAKAGEVEAFEILASEHQKYIYNVILRIIFDKEEALDLTQETLLKAYLNIKKFKGNSSFRTWLYRIAVNSAMDYLRKRNVERNNFREIVEFENGVKDFETPEEVVDKKLTAEIVMKEINKLPIDYKVVLILRDIEGLNYEEISKIMNLNLGTVKSRLWRARNLLKERIKSLPEFLSLDERRQV
- a CDS encoding DUF4349 domain-containing protein; amino-acid sequence: MMDCKKALQLIPRYIDGELDVAQKEELEKHIESCESCRKEYQLEKNIIESLKNMPPLELPEDFNKKIHEKLVYQKNILEKKKERLKKTLTVAVIAASFILMTVFIANIFSNKSLRIESNAPLDNIKTAQSADLSKKEGANNEAKIFSITGQRGLPAGTSRKITKNATVSLEVEDVNVCYDKVFKLVKEAEGFIESSDETVFTDNTKRINLVLKVREDKFESVISQIKEFGKVTALRIDSKDVTEQYYDLKARLKNLEIEEQKLQDIMNKASTVKEMLEVESEINRIRSEIESMKEQLKVWENLTRLGTINLSIREVSKVDKPTTLVSFKGIGRDIKQAFINNVNFLIFFIKKLIIIL
- the polA gene encoding DNA polymerase I, producing the protein MSKFLVIDGSSLMYRAYYALPMLTTSEGLHTNALYGFTMMLIKLIEEEKPDYIAIAFDKKAPTFRHKEYQDYKATRQAMPEELAEQVDLLKEIIEGFNIKILELEGYEADDIIGTISKLAEEKEMEVLVVTGDRDALQLVSDKVKVKISKKGITQMEEFDEKAVLERYEITPHQFIDLKGLMGDKSDNIPGIPNIGEKTAIKLLKDFGTIENLLQNLSQLKGKIKENIENNKELAIMSKKLATIKRDIPIEIDFEEYRVKDFNEEKLLELFNKLEFFSLIDSIKKKNNVEIVNNHKVQKWSKVDIKKLIALLQDSKSIAFYPLIYEGEIKKIAFSFGNDTVYIDGFQIKDLKEIFEKEKFEFTTHEIKDFLVKLSYKGIECKSNYIDTAIMAYLLNPSESNYDLDRVLKKYLKVDVPSYEEVFGKGRDKKKLEEIREDVLADYICSRCVHLFDLRKKLMNFIEEMDMKKLLLEIEMPLVEVLKSMEVSGFTLDKEVLKELSQKIDDRIAEILDKIYKEAGYQFNVNSPKQLSEFLFEKLNLPVIKKTKTGYSTDSEVLEQLVPYNDVVSDIIEYRQLTKLKSTYIDGFLPLMDENNRVHSNFKQMVTATGRISSTEPNLQNIPIREEFGRQIRRAFIPRTKDGYIVSADYSQIELRVLAHVSGDEKLIESFMNNEDIHLRTASEVFKVPMEKVTPEMRRAAKAVNFGIIYGISDYGLSRDLKISRKEAKEYINNYFERYKGVKEYIEKIVRFAKENGYVITIMNRRRYIPEINSRNFTQRSQAERLAMNAPIQGSAADIIKMAMVKVYNDLKKLKLKSKLILQVHDELVVDTYKDEVEIVKKILKNNMENVVQLKVPLVVEIGVGPNWFLAK
- the coaE gene encoding dephospho-CoA kinase (Dephospho-CoA kinase (CoaE) performs the final step in coenzyme A biosynthesis.) → MEVIGLTGGIASGKSTVSKLLKKLGAVVIDADLVSREIMVKGTEAYNKIVEYFGEEILREDGEIDRKKLGNIVFADKKKLKKLNEITHPIIIERIKEKIEEERQKNQQKAIVLDAALLIEMKLYKMVDEVWLVVVDSKTQIKRVMERDKLSYRDAINRIKSQMPLDEKMKYADFIINNSKDFKAMEKQVTLFWGRFAT